From the genome of Hymenobacter cellulosilyticus, one region includes:
- a CDS encoding GMC family oxidoreductase, whose translation MAAAGHDVLVIEKGPYCHGCDFTQREVDMMGKLYDAKGALTTQDGGVALLAGSCLGGGTTVNWAGAFRTPDYVLQEWAREHQVPHFASLEFKRSLDAVSRALSVNIDYTRHNGQNQALWDGSTKLGQEVKLIPRNEKGLTASDEHFRGLGYTTMGDRYGIKQGTLNTYLLQAFGHGARILADTHMERVTIEAGVAKGAEGVHTTADGRRVSITVRAKRVVVAGGSVQSPALLLRSGLRHPHIGQHLHLHPTVAVSALYPHAINPWHGPSMSVVNDCFTMLNGTNFGAKLETPPAHAGLMAMVLPWLSGEQHKQTMLEAAHLGSFIVLTRDRDGGRVSIDKHGAPLVDYVLSDFDRANMLQGVRAAAEIHVAAGARKVYLPHGSLPILEADGGTLRNPELLDKLPHLGWKPNQFSLYSAHQMSTCRMGGTEATHPVRPNGETYEVRNLFVADASAFPACSGVNPMLTIMALAHYTAQEMKASSPTVAFSSSRSAAAAQ comes from the coding sequence ATGGCTGCTGCCGGCCACGACGTGCTGGTGATTGAAAAAGGACCCTACTGCCACGGTTGCGACTTTACCCAGCGCGAGGTCGACATGATGGGCAAGCTCTACGATGCCAAAGGCGCCCTCACCACCCAGGATGGCGGCGTAGCCCTGCTGGCCGGGAGCTGCCTGGGCGGGGGCACTACCGTCAACTGGGCCGGGGCCTTCCGCACGCCCGACTACGTGCTGCAGGAATGGGCCCGGGAGCATCAGGTGCCGCACTTTGCCTCCCTGGAGTTCAAGCGCAGCCTCGACGCCGTGTCCAGGGCCCTGAGTGTGAATATCGACTACACCCGCCACAACGGCCAGAACCAGGCGCTCTGGGACGGCTCGACCAAGCTGGGCCAGGAAGTAAAGCTGATTCCGCGCAACGAAAAGGGCCTTACCGCCTCCGATGAGCATTTTCGGGGCCTGGGCTACACTACTATGGGCGACCGGTACGGCATCAAGCAGGGTACGCTGAACACGTATCTGCTGCAGGCTTTCGGACACGGGGCCCGCATCCTGGCCGACACCCACATGGAGCGCGTGACGATAGAAGCCGGCGTGGCCAAAGGTGCCGAGGGCGTGCATACCACCGCCGACGGCCGCCGGGTGAGCATCACGGTGCGGGCTAAGCGGGTGGTGGTGGCCGGCGGCTCGGTACAGTCGCCGGCGCTGCTGCTGCGTAGCGGGCTGCGGCACCCGCATATCGGGCAGCACCTGCATCTGCACCCCACGGTGGCCGTTTCGGCCCTGTATCCGCACGCCATCAACCCCTGGCACGGCCCGAGCATGTCGGTGGTCAACGACTGCTTCACGATGCTGAACGGCACCAATTTCGGGGCCAAGCTCGAAACCCCGCCGGCCCACGCCGGGCTGATGGCCATGGTGCTGCCCTGGCTTAGCGGTGAGCAGCACAAGCAGACGATGCTCGAAGCAGCCCACCTGGGCAGCTTCATCGTGCTGACCCGGGACCGGGACGGCGGCCGCGTCAGCATCGACAAGCACGGCGCACCCCTGGTGGATTACGTGCTCAGCGACTTCGACCGGGCCAATATGCTGCAGGGCGTGCGGGCAGCGGCTGAGATTCACGTGGCGGCCGGGGCCCGGAAAGTGTATTTGCCCCACGGCTCTTTGCCCATTCTGGAAGCCGACGGTGGCACGCTGCGCAACCCCGAACTGCTCGACAAACTACCCCACCTAGGCTGGAAGCCCAACCAATTCAGCCTTTACAGCGCCCACCAGATGAGCACTTGCCGCATGGGCGGCACTGAGGCTACGCACCCGGTAAGGCCCAATGGCGAAACCTACGAGGTGCGTAACCTGTTCGTGGCCGATGCCTCGGCTTTTCCGGCCTGCAGCGGTGTCAATCCAATGCTCACTATTATGGCCCTGGCTCACTACACGGCCCAGGAAATGAAAGCCAGTAGCCCAACAGTGGCGTTTTCGAGCAGCCGGTCGGCCGCTGCGGCACAGTAG